A stretch of the Candidatus Latescibacter sp. genome encodes the following:
- a CDS encoding c-type cytochrome, which produces MWKGIIVLSLMFASLLFIMGCAGDPGPAGPAGAEVIPAAYTSAKPYLGGAAYNEWWTTDSGGSGALTITVSSDFARCKACHAWDGLGNAASYANRKGQSTGTSTRPDVSSINLRSTIASTSLSQLYTLIEHSWGRPMNAASNEMPNYKSNLSVEQIWNLVKFMKEEWVDPTELYDLVVTGPPVSSVGVPTLTYSNIGKGGDATKGKTFLSNNCNSCHGSDGKKIEVDGLSGQGNFLRSKPNEAWFKIKFGEPGTGMNPGQLVTSTSDLKDIYKALTDKSNYPD; this is translated from the coding sequence ATGTGGAAAGGTATCATTGTTCTCAGCCTGATGTTTGCTTCTTTGCTTTTTATCATGGGCTGCGCAGGTGATCCAGGCCCGGCAGGGCCCGCCGGAGCAGAAGTTATTCCGGCAGCGTACACTAGTGCTAAACCTTATCTCGGCGGTGCAGCTTACAACGAATGGTGGACCACCGATTCAGGAGGATCAGGCGCTCTGACCATAACGGTAAGTTCGGACTTCGCACGGTGTAAAGCCTGCCATGCATGGGACGGACTGGGGAATGCCGCTTCCTATGCCAATCGCAAGGGTCAAAGCACGGGGACATCTACTCGTCCTGATGTTTCTTCAATCAATCTTCGCAGTACTATAGCATCAACATCACTTTCTCAATTATATACACTTATTGAGCATTCATGGGGCAGACCAATGAACGCTGCTTCAAATGAAATGCCCAATTACAAATCAAATTTGTCTGTAGAACAGATATGGAACCTCGTCAAATTCATGAAAGAAGAATGGGTAGATCCAACAGAGTTATATGACCTGGTTGTAACCGGACCGCCGGTAAGTTCAGTTGGTGTACCAACTTTGACCTATTCAAACATTGGAAAGGGTGGAGACGCAACCAAAGGTAAGACCTTTCTATCCAACAACTGCAATAGTTGTCATGGCTCGGATGGGAAAAAAATTGAGGTCGACGGCTTATCCGGACAAGGAAATTTTCTTAGATCAAAACCTAACGAGGCCTGGTTCAAAATAAAATTTGGAGAGCCGGGCACCGGTATGAATCCAGGTCAGTTGGTAACAAGCACATCAGATCTCAAAGATATATACAAAGCTCTGACGGATAAATCAAACTATCCCGACTAA
- a CDS encoding FAD-dependent oxidoreductase yields MKKLLLIILFCLYSGFSAQDCLAVSKGEKSPVFKLSDSEGNVIDLNNMAGKPVLIAFVDTSAISMKKLSSLAEIFDYYKYTELEIIPILVGESQESASKYQTDQWLTYTLYGDSERKVAQLYDIKEFPQVVILGNDHIIRYIEGYGTDEELRAQLLKYMNEKVFVITARQFEYEPNIIKVNKGDTVVLKLLSEDVEHGIYLDGYELRIKQYLDRDGNIVEPEKADKNVKPGELGLLRFVADKSGRFSMRCSATCASFHPYMYGWLRVDPNTRFSASVLLAFLLGGFFLYFFSKEKNRNRILGLIPIDWRFEITRYPLIRGLIKNRWPRYLAIMFSTVFFTVILVSCYVGGVSAGNFNFGIMYVWIVWFVLLIMIWVPFFSRIFCGFCPLPFFGLWLQRHSVMSVMKKSFGLNKKFPKSLSNMWMVNFLFMGITFFNGFLTTIPIASFYMLIGIIIAATAITFVFEKRTWCRFVCPVGGFQGLYSNAATLEIRSKDPEVCNRVKDGKEYPFDEGIAACRLACPAGVDSSTYIALIEKGKYERALEVIREAMPFPGVCGRVCNAPCEVVCSRGKLDAPISIRALKRFVSDYVGYGNGDKHEFVPTHKEKIAIIGSGPAGLSGAYYLAKDGYAVTVYESLPVIGGMFKVGLPDFHLPKDIVDKEIEFIKNSGVTYVPDTTIGKDISFESLQKEYQSVFIAVGASKSRLLKLEGEDLQGVATAIDLLRKVNSGEKVEVGKKVVVLGGGKTAIDVARVAIRLGCEDVTCLEIRSEEEMGSLEKQAVEEGVKIKHLTTALKIVGSGGKATSLLCADVRLGEINQDTGLHQHITIRGSEHLISADTIIVAVGQYSDIDFLPKDISISKVGTIIVDPLTMATNIPGVFAGGDVVTGPSVFVDSVKAGRKAAVSIARHLRGERLEPVLLYPTMKQVADLPLHSVSHKDRVEPTCIPLEERHGNFREVENVFTERMAREESSRCLGCGSCGMCYRGNEKGYGCPWMELPFRNRRNTYCGLCLECFKTCPEDNMAVNIRPPATDLLVDEKRGFDEAWKSFIMLGAAVVFYVFMMGPWGFLKDWQRAATTFSIFKYIATSAISCLIVLPSIFGIFVLASNWLKKDDRISFKKLFINHSYTLAPLGLLTWIAFCFGFLLPSGSYLIHVTSDPFAWGWNLFGTAGFPWTPFLTYYMPFLQIGALLFGLIFSIDIGIKISRQTFADEREAIITFIPILAFLVCWTVTMLWLFLW; encoded by the coding sequence ATGAAGAAACTCTTGTTGATTATTCTCTTTTGTTTATATAGTGGATTCTCTGCTCAGGATTGCCTTGCTGTATCAAAAGGAGAAAAATCGCCGGTCTTCAAGCTCTCTGATTCTGAAGGAAATGTGATCGACCTTAACAATATGGCCGGAAAGCCGGTTTTGATTGCATTTGTGGATACAAGTGCAATATCTATGAAAAAACTCTCAAGTCTCGCTGAAATTTTCGATTACTACAAGTATACCGAGTTAGAGATAATTCCTATCCTTGTGGGAGAAAGTCAGGAGAGCGCTTCAAAATATCAGACCGATCAATGGCTGACCTATACTCTTTATGGCGACTCTGAAAGGAAAGTCGCTCAACTTTATGATATTAAAGAATTTCCTCAGGTTGTTATTCTCGGGAATGACCATATTATCAGATATATTGAAGGATACGGCACCGATGAGGAATTACGCGCGCAACTTTTGAAGTATATGAATGAAAAGGTCTTTGTCATCACCGCACGGCAGTTCGAATATGAACCAAATATTATCAAGGTAAACAAAGGCGATACGGTTGTATTAAAACTACTTTCCGAAGATGTTGAGCACGGTATTTATCTGGATGGATATGAATTACGTATCAAACAGTATCTTGATAGAGACGGAAACATTGTCGAGCCGGAAAAGGCTGATAAAAATGTGAAACCCGGAGAACTCGGTCTTCTTAGATTTGTAGCCGATAAATCGGGAAGATTTTCCATGAGGTGCTCTGCAACCTGCGCCAGTTTTCATCCTTATATGTATGGATGGCTCAGGGTAGATCCAAACACACGGTTCTCTGCTTCCGTTTTGCTCGCCTTTTTACTTGGCGGTTTTTTCCTCTATTTTTTCTCGAAAGAAAAAAACCGGAATCGGATTTTAGGGTTGATACCGATAGATTGGCGATTTGAAATAACCCGTTATCCTCTCATAAGGGGGCTGATAAAAAACCGCTGGCCTCGGTACCTCGCAATAATGTTTTCGACGGTGTTCTTTACCGTTATTCTCGTTTCATGTTATGTCGGAGGCGTTTCAGCGGGGAATTTCAACTTTGGGATCATGTATGTCTGGATTGTGTGGTTTGTGTTACTCATCATGATATGGGTGCCTTTCTTTTCAAGAATTTTCTGCGGTTTCTGTCCACTACCTTTTTTCGGGTTATGGTTACAGCGGCACTCAGTCATGTCGGTCATGAAAAAATCGTTTGGATTAAACAAGAAATTCCCGAAAAGTTTGAGCAACATGTGGATGGTGAATTTTTTGTTTATGGGCATTACTTTTTTTAATGGATTTCTCACCACAATTCCGATCGCTTCTTTTTATATGCTGATCGGAATCATTATCGCTGCGACCGCTATCACGTTTGTATTTGAAAAAAGAACCTGGTGCCGTTTTGTTTGCCCTGTCGGCGGTTTCCAGGGACTTTATTCAAATGCTGCCACGTTAGAAATCCGTTCCAAAGATCCTGAAGTATGCAACAGGGTAAAGGATGGCAAGGAATATCCTTTTGACGAAGGGATTGCTGCCTGCCGTCTTGCATGTCCGGCAGGGGTCGACTCCAGTACCTATATTGCCCTTATCGAAAAAGGCAAGTATGAACGCGCGCTTGAGGTTATCCGTGAAGCGATGCCTTTCCCGGGAGTATGCGGTCGTGTGTGCAATGCGCCGTGCGAAGTTGTTTGTTCACGCGGTAAACTGGACGCTCCTATTTCCATCAGGGCGCTGAAAAGGTTCGTGTCCGACTATGTCGGATATGGAAACGGCGATAAACATGAATTTGTTCCCACGCACAAGGAAAAGATAGCGATTATCGGTTCCGGACCCGCCGGTTTAAGCGGCGCCTACTATCTCGCAAAGGATGGATATGCCGTTACTGTTTATGAATCTTTGCCTGTCATCGGTGGGATGTTTAAAGTGGGTCTGCCGGATTTCCATTTACCAAAAGACATTGTTGACAAAGAGATCGAGTTCATAAAAAATTCGGGTGTTACCTATGTACCCGATACAACTATCGGTAAAGACATTTCATTCGAGTCTCTTCAAAAGGAATACCAGTCCGTTTTCATCGCAGTAGGCGCCTCGAAAAGCCGTCTTTTGAAATTGGAAGGTGAGGATCTTCAGGGTGTAGCCACAGCCATTGATCTTTTGAGGAAGGTAAATTCAGGAGAAAAAGTAGAGGTTGGGAAAAAGGTCGTTGTGCTTGGCGGAGGTAAAACGGCAATTGATGTGGCACGTGTCGCTATCAGACTGGGCTGCGAAGATGTTACCTGCCTTGAAATACGGTCTGAAGAAGAAATGGGCTCACTGGAAAAACAGGCTGTTGAAGAAGGAGTAAAAATAAAGCATCTGACGACGGCACTGAAAATAGTGGGCAGCGGGGGCAAAGCCACATCCCTGCTCTGTGCCGATGTAAGGCTTGGAGAAATCAACCAGGATACAGGCTTGCACCAGCATATAACCATAAGAGGCTCTGAGCATCTTATCTCGGCTGATACTATTATCGTTGCAGTCGGTCAGTATTCCGATATTGACTTTCTGCCCAAGGACATAAGTATAAGCAAAGTCGGCACGATAATCGTCGACCCCCTTACCATGGCAACGAATATTCCCGGTGTGTTTGCCGGTGGAGACGTTGTAACCGGGCCAAGTGTGTTTGTCGATTCTGTAAAGGCGGGAAGGAAAGCTGCTGTCTCGATCGCCAGGCATCTGAGGGGAGAAAGACTCGAGCCCGTTTTATTGTATCCCACAATGAAGCAGGTGGCAGACTTGCCTCTCCATTCGGTCTCTCATAAAGATAGAGTCGAACCCACGTGTATTCCACTCGAAGAGCGTCACGGCAACTTCAGAGAGGTTGAAAATGTCTTTACTGAAAGAATGGCTCGCGAAGAATCATCCCGCTGCCTTGGCTGCGGTTCCTGTGGAATGTGCTATCGAGGCAATGAAAAGGGTTATGGCTGTCCCTGGATGGAATTGCCATTCAGAAACAGGCGAAATACCTACTGCGGTTTGTGTCTCGAATGCTTTAAAACCTGCCCCGAAGATAACATGGCAGTAAACATAAGGCCGCCGGCTACTGATTTACTGGTCGATGAAAAAAGAGGTTTTGATGAGGCCTGGAAAAGCTTCATCATGCTTGGGGCCGCTGTGGTATTCTATGTGTTTATGATGGGACCCTGGGGATTTTTGAAGGATTGGCAGCGTGCAGCTACGACGTTTTCAATCTTTAAATATATAGCCACAAGCGCCATATCGTGTCTTATCGTTCTGCCAAGTATCTTCGGCATTTTTGTCCTTGCATCCAACTGGCTGAAAAAGGATGACCGCATATCGTTTAAAAAATTATTTATCAACCATTCCTATACTCTGGCGCCATTGGGTCTCTTAACCTGGATTGCTTTTTGTTTCGGTTTTCTCCTGCCCAGCGGCTCCTATTTAATCCATGTCACCTCCGATCCTTTTGCATGGGGATGGAATCTCTTCGGTACGGCCGGTTTTCCCTGGACGCCATTTCTGACATACTATATGCCGTTTTTGCAAATCGGCGCATTACTTTTCGGTTTAATCTTTTCTATCGACATTGGGATTAAGATTTCTCGTCAGACGTTTGCTGATGAGAGAGAGGCAATCATTACATTCATACCGATCTTAGCTTTCCTGGTCTGTTGGACTGTTACCATGCTCTGGTTGTTTTTATGGTAA
- a CDS encoding cupredoxin domain-containing protein, translating into MKKYEEFIAVCLVLLCVFGTIAAIFTYESARAKNRNAIDLEARPIATWSKKEIRVKKGELVRIRVINRDCVTHGFAIPELDVAERIISAGHTETVELTPKFAGEYTYMCVVQCDREQHEFMRGKLIVEK; encoded by the coding sequence ATGAAAAAATACGAGGAATTTATTGCAGTATGTCTTGTGTTACTTTGTGTTTTTGGAACCATTGCAGCCATTTTTACTTACGAATCTGCAAGGGCAAAAAATCGGAATGCCATCGATCTTGAAGCTCGTCCGATTGCAACATGGAGTAAAAAGGAAATAAGAGTTAAAAAGGGGGAATTGGTAAGAATCAGAGTAATTAACAGAGATTGTGTAACCCATGGTTTTGCCATACCTGAACTGGATGTCGCCGAGCGCATAATCAGTGCCGGCCATACTGAAACTGTAGAATTAACTCCTAAATTTGCAGGAGAATATACATACATGTGCGTTGTGCAATGCGACCGTGAACAGCATGAGTTTATGAGAGGAAAATTGATTGTGGAAAAGTAG
- a CDS encoding lipocalin family protein, whose product MKKCSFLLLLIWAGCGQNNNVTPKPINTVVSYGNDKDMSIASSWVNKPGDIKLSFFKNNTYSYLYNDGDYQFSEKGSYSIAGNSIHAKDSDGYSYRETFLINNNTLSLSDEYGYSQIFTRK is encoded by the coding sequence ATGAAAAAATGCTCTTTTCTGTTACTCTTGATTTGGGCCGGTTGCGGACAGAACAATAATGTAACCCCCAAACCCATAAACACGGTTGTGAGTTATGGAAATGACAAGGACATGAGTATCGCATCATCATGGGTAAATAAGCCGGGTGATATAAAACTGTCCTTCTTCAAAAATAACACATACTCGTATCTCTATAATGATGGTGATTATCAGTTCTCGGAAAAAGGCTCCTATTCTATTGCAGGAAATTCAATTCATGCAAAAGATTCCGATGGTTACTCCTATAGAGAAACTTTCTTGATTAACAACAATACATTATCTCTTTCAGATGAGTATGGCTATTCTCAAATATTTACAAGAAAATAG